The window GCATTAAGGCCTTTGTCGATCCGAGTTTCGCCGAGAACGCCTACGTCGTCAGTGTCTCATCCGATGATGGAAATCGCGTCGGTTGGGTGATCGATCCGAGTTTTGCACCCGCCGTCGACAACCTCGTGGATTACGCGATCACCGAGCGTATCACCGTGGAGAAGATCCTTCTGACCCACGGGCATGGGGACCACATCGCCGGCATCGATAAGGTTCACGGCGCGTTTCCCGTGGCCCAGGTGGGTATTCACCCGTCGGACAGGCCGATGCTCGCCGACGGACGCCGAAACCTGTCCGCCATGTTCGGAATCGATTTGAGCGTCGAGACCCCCGCCGACCTGGAGCTGATCGTCGGAATGACCTTGCTGCTTGGGAACCTTTCCTGGCAGGTCTTGGACACCTCG of the Phycisphaerae bacterium genome contains:
- a CDS encoding MBL fold metallo-hydrolase, whose protein sequence is MSRNDLRIKAFVDPSFAENAYVVSVSSDDGNRVGWVIDPSFAPAVDNLVDYAITERITVEKILLTHGHGDHIAGIDKVHGAFPVAQVGIHPSDRPMLADGRRNLSAMFGIDLSVETPADLELIVGMTLLLGNLSWQVLDTSGHSPGGVSFYCAQAGVVFTGDALFPGSIGRTDFPGSNGRQLLANIRRNLLTLPDETVVYAGHGPPTTIGIERKSNPFLAE